A window of the Serratia sarumanii genome harbors these coding sequences:
- a CDS encoding bifunctional 2',3'-cyclic-nucleotide 2'-phosphodiesterase/3'-nucleotidase: MMKHPLTLSALALLVCASAQAATVDLRVLETTDLHSNMMDFDYYKDTPTDKFGLVRTASLIQQARQQATNAVLVDNGDIIQGSPLGDYMAAKGLKPGDVHPVYKAMNTLDYVVGNIGNHEFNYGLDYLKNAIAGAKFPYINANVVDAKTQKPLFTPYIIVDTPVKDRDGKAHTLRIGYIGFVPPQILVWDKANLQGKVTVDDITATAKRYVPEMRKQGADLVVAIPHSGLSSEPYKAMAENSVYYLSQVPGIDAIMFGHAHAVFPSKDFANVKGADIDKGLLNGVPAVMPGQWGDHLGVVDLQLNNDGGSWKVTAAKAEARPIYDKENKKSLAAEDAALVKVLADDHKGTREFVSQPIGKSDGNMYSYLALVQDDPTVQIVNNAQKAYVEHYIQGDPDLADLPVLSAAAPFKVGGRKNDPASFVEVEKGQLTFRNAADLYLYPNTLVVVKASGKEVKEWLECSAGQFNQIDVNSAKPQGLINWDGFRTYNFDVIDGVNYQIDVSQPARYDGECQLINDKAERIKQLTFNGKPIDPNATFLVATNNYRAYGGKFAGTGDKHIAFASPDENRSVLAAYISAETQRHGAVHPQADNNWRLATFNSQQPLDIRFETSPSDKATAFIKEHAQYPMTAEGNDRIGFALYRINLSAK; the protein is encoded by the coding sequence ATGATGAAGCATCCACTGACGCTGTCCGCGCTTGCGCTGCTGGTGTGCGCCTCGGCGCAGGCGGCCACCGTCGATCTGCGCGTGCTGGAAACCACCGATCTGCACAGCAACATGATGGACTTCGATTACTACAAGGACACGCCGACCGACAAGTTCGGCCTGGTGCGCACCGCCAGCCTGATCCAGCAGGCGCGCCAACAGGCTACCAACGCGGTGTTGGTGGACAACGGTGACATCATTCAGGGCAGCCCGCTCGGCGACTACATGGCGGCCAAGGGGTTGAAGCCGGGCGACGTGCACCCGGTCTATAAGGCGATGAACACGCTGGACTACGTGGTCGGCAACATCGGCAACCATGAATTCAACTACGGGCTGGACTACCTGAAGAACGCCATCGCCGGCGCCAAATTCCCGTACATCAACGCCAACGTCGTCGACGCCAAAACGCAAAAACCGCTGTTCACGCCGTACATCATCGTCGATACGCCGGTGAAAGACCGCGACGGCAAGGCGCATACGCTGCGCATCGGCTACATCGGCTTCGTGCCGCCGCAGATCCTGGTGTGGGATAAAGCTAACCTGCAGGGCAAAGTGACGGTGGACGACATCACCGCCACCGCCAAGCGCTACGTGCCGGAAATGCGTAAACAGGGCGCCGATCTGGTGGTGGCGATCCCGCATTCCGGGCTGTCCAGCGAGCCTTACAAGGCAATGGCGGAAAACTCGGTCTATTACCTCAGCCAGGTGCCGGGCATCGACGCCATCATGTTCGGCCACGCCCATGCGGTGTTCCCGAGCAAGGACTTCGCCAACGTCAAAGGCGCGGATATCGATAAAGGCCTGCTGAACGGCGTACCGGCGGTGATGCCGGGCCAATGGGGCGATCATCTCGGCGTGGTCGACTTGCAGCTCAACAACGATGGCGGCAGCTGGAAAGTGACCGCCGCCAAAGCGGAAGCGCGGCCGATCTACGACAAAGAGAACAAGAAATCGCTGGCGGCGGAAGACGCCGCGCTGGTGAAAGTGTTGGCGGACGATCACAAGGGCACGCGCGAGTTCGTCAGCCAGCCGATCGGCAAATCCGACGGCAACATGTACAGCTACCTGGCGCTGGTGCAGGACGATCCGACGGTGCAGATCGTCAACAATGCGCAGAAGGCCTACGTTGAACATTACATTCAGGGCGATCCGGATCTGGCCGATCTGCCGGTGCTGTCGGCGGCGGCGCCGTTCAAGGTCGGCGGCCGCAAGAACGATCCGGCCAGCTTCGTCGAAGTGGAAAAGGGCCAGCTCACCTTCCGCAACGCCGCCGATCTCTATCTCTACCCCAATACCCTGGTAGTAGTAAAGGCCAGCGGCAAAGAGGTGAAAGAGTGGCTGGAGTGCTCCGCCGGCCAGTTCAACCAGATCGACGTCAACAGCGCCAAGCCGCAGGGCTTGATCAACTGGGACGGCTTCCGCACCTATAACTTCGACGTGATCGACGGCGTCAACTACCAGATCGACGTCAGCCAGCCGGCACGCTACGACGGCGAATGCCAGCTGATCAACGACAAGGCGGAGCGCATCAAGCAGCTTACCTTCAACGGCAAGCCGATCGATCCGAACGCCACCTTCCTGGTCGCCACCAACAACTACCGCGCCTACGGCGGCAAGTTTGCCGGCACCGGCGACAAACACATCGCCTTCGCTTCGCCGGATGAGAACCGGTCGGTGCTGGCGGCCTACATCAGCGCCGAAACCCAACGGCACGGCGCGGTGCATCCGCAGGCGGACAACAACTGGCGTTTGGCGACCTTCAACAGCCAGCAGCCGCTGGATATCCGCTTCGAGACTTCGCCGTCGGACAAAGCGACAGCGTTTATCAAGGAGCACGCTCAATATCCGATGACCGCCGAGGGCAATGACCGTATCGGCTTCGCGCTCTATCGCATCAATTTAAGCGCGAAATAA
- the cysQ gene encoding 3'(2'),5'-bisphosphate nucleotidase CysQ, whose amino-acid sequence MLERICQLSREAGAAIMAVYDGEQPLDVAQKKDDSPVTAADLAAHHIIKRGLAALTPEVPLLSEEDPPAWEERRSWTRYWLVDPLDGTKEFLHRNGEFTVNIALIEEGQAVMGVVYAPAIDVLYLAERGKAWKEEKGVRQAIGVSNAHPPLVVVSRSHIDDELKDYLQQLGEHQTVSVGSSLKFCLVAEGKAQLYPRFGPTNIWDTAAGHAVAVAAGAQIHDWQGKPLLYTPRESFLNPGFRVSLF is encoded by the coding sequence ATGTTAGAGCGAATTTGCCAACTGTCCCGCGAGGCGGGGGCGGCGATCATGGCGGTGTACGACGGTGAACAACCGCTTGATGTCGCACAGAAAAAAGATGATTCACCGGTGACGGCGGCCGATCTGGCGGCGCATCACATCATCAAGCGCGGCCTGGCGGCGCTGACGCCGGAGGTGCCGCTGCTGTCGGAAGAAGATCCGCCGGCGTGGGAAGAGCGCCGCAGCTGGACGCGTTACTGGCTGGTCGATCCGCTGGACGGCACCAAAGAGTTCTTGCACCGCAACGGTGAGTTCACGGTCAATATCGCTCTGATTGAAGAGGGGCAGGCGGTGATGGGCGTAGTGTACGCGCCGGCGATAGACGTATTGTATCTGGCGGAGCGCGGCAAGGCCTGGAAAGAAGAGAAGGGCGTGCGGCAGGCGATCGGCGTCAGCAACGCGCATCCGCCGCTGGTGGTGGTGAGCCGCTCGCATATCGACGACGAGCTGAAAGATTATCTGCAGCAGCTGGGCGAGCACCAGACCGTGTCCGTCGGCTCCTCGCTGAAGTTCTGCCTGGTGGCGGAAGGCAAGGCGCAGCTCTATCCGCGCTTCGGGCCGACCAACATTTGGGATACCGCCGCAGGGCATGCGGTGGCGGTGGCCGCCGGGGCGCAAATTCACGATTGGCAGGGCAAGCCGTTGCTCTATACCCCGCGTGAATCCTTCCTCAACCCCGGCTTCCGGGTGTCGCTGTTCTGA